One Sphingobium sp. Z007 genomic region harbors:
- a CDS encoding NAD(P)-dependent alcohol dehydrogenase, translating to MEAYAAIIERKGGEFVLDAIDIEEPRDNEVLVKIAAAGMCHTDLTVRDQYYPTPLPAVLGHEGSGIVEKVGRGVTTVKAGDKVVLSFSYCGTCPSCMKGHQAYCPSLFPLNFMGRRLDGTTPIRRNGEELNACFFGQSSFATYSIANENNCVKVADSAQIELLGPLGCGIQTGAGAVLNALQPAPGSSIAIFGVGSVGLSAVMAAKASGCLKIIAVDRNPTRLQLARELGATDLVDATTTNAQEAIIARTNGGADYAIDTTAIPQVLRSAVDSTHTMGETAVVGGAALGTEFTLDMNNMLFGRKLRGVVEGSSTPQVFIPQLIAMREAGLFPFERLCTFYDFDQINQAVEDTEKTGNAIKAILKM from the coding sequence ATGGAAGCTTATGCCGCGATCATCGAACGCAAGGGGGGTGAGTTCGTTCTTGATGCGATCGACATCGAGGAACCCCGCGACAACGAAGTGCTTGTCAAGATCGCTGCGGCCGGGATGTGCCACACTGATCTGACTGTACGAGACCAATACTATCCAACGCCGCTTCCTGCCGTCTTGGGCCATGAAGGATCAGGAATTGTCGAAAAGGTCGGGCGCGGCGTCACCACAGTTAAAGCTGGCGACAAGGTAGTGTTGTCGTTTAGCTATTGCGGAACCTGCCCGTCATGCATGAAAGGTCACCAGGCTTATTGCCCAAGCCTTTTTCCACTCAATTTCATGGGGCGCAGGCTGGACGGAACGACCCCGATCCGGCGCAATGGAGAAGAGTTGAATGCATGCTTCTTCGGTCAGTCCTCGTTCGCAACCTACTCAATCGCGAATGAAAACAACTGCGTAAAGGTCGCCGACTCCGCCCAGATCGAGTTGCTTGGTCCATTGGGTTGCGGAATTCAAACCGGTGCAGGCGCTGTCCTAAACGCCCTGCAGCCCGCCCCGGGTTCGTCGATCGCAATCTTTGGCGTCGGCTCAGTCGGGCTCAGTGCTGTGATGGCCGCTAAGGCTTCCGGTTGCCTTAAGATTATTGCAGTCGATCGCAATCCAACGCGGCTTCAATTGGCTCGTGAACTAGGCGCGACTGATCTTGTCGATGCAACGACCACCAATGCCCAAGAGGCGATTATTGCCCGAACCAATGGCGGCGCGGACTATGCGATCGATACCACTGCCATACCTCAAGTTCTGCGAAGCGCAGTGGACAGTACGCATACGATGGGGGAAACAGCCGTCGTCGGCGGTGCGGCGTTGGGCACCGAATTCACGCTTGATATGAACAACATGCTTTTCGGTCGCAAGCTACGTGGGGTGGTCGAAGGCTCAAGCACTCCCCAAGTCTTTATTCCGCAACTAATTGCCATGCGAGAGGCCGGCCTTTTTCCGTTCGAGCGGCTATGTACGTTCTACGATTTTGACCAGATTAATCAGGCTGTCGAAGACACAGAAAAAACAGGTAATGCGATTAAGGCCATTCTCAAGATGTGA
- a CDS encoding transposase encodes MTGPERRRRWSDEERLQILAEAFAPGASVLAVARRHDISTARIYTWRSKLRQPPALTEFAEAVVDDGAQQGGQQAGMPVIIIDLGAKGRVNVSAAASPALVSAALKALR; translated from the coding sequence ATGACCGGGCCGGAACGGCGGCGGCGTTGGAGCGACGAGGAACGACTGCAGATTTTGGCAGAAGCCTTTGCGCCTGGGGCCAGCGTTTTGGCTGTGGCACGGCGGCACGACATTTCCACGGCGCGGATTTACACATGGCGCAGCAAGCTGCGACAACCGCCCGCCCTGACCGAGTTCGCCGAGGCGGTGGTAGACGATGGCGCCCAGCAAGGCGGGCAACAGGCGGGGATGCCGGTGATCATCATCGATCTCGGCGCCAAGGGACGCGTGAACGTATCAGCTGCGGCATCACCTGCATTGGTGTCGGCGGCGCTGAAGGCCTTGCGATGA
- a CDS encoding aromatic-ring-hydroxylating dioxygenase subunit beta: MSVERVLAGLDVQYAIDMHYRAEVRLWQTGQYREWLNNMVAEDIHYWMPIYEQRFLRDRRPDPTPDDAAIYNDDYGELDQRVQRLYTGTVWMEDPPSKIRYFVSNIEAFDTGNGEFDVYSNVLVYRNRRQLEMTVHTLGREDKLRRVDDGFKVFRRKLLLDARVTQDKNLYFFC; this comes from the coding sequence ATGTCGGTTGAACGAGTTCTGGCGGGATTAGACGTCCAGTACGCCATAGATATGCACTACCGCGCCGAAGTTCGATTATGGCAGACCGGACAATATCGCGAGTGGTTGAATAATATGGTAGCCGAGGACATCCATTACTGGATGCCGATCTACGAACAGCGATTTCTTAGGGACCGTCGTCCTGACCCGACGCCTGACGACGCCGCGATATATAATGACGATTATGGCGAACTTGATCAACGCGTTCAGCGACTTTATACGGGTACCGTGTGGATGGAGGATCCGCCTTCCAAAATCCGTTACTTCGTCAGCAATATCGAAGCGTTCGACACGGGGAACGGAGAATTCGACGTCTATTCGAACGTGCTCGTTTATCGGAATCGCCGCCAGCTTGAGATGACTGTGCATACACTCGGGCGCGAAGACAAGCTGCGCCGCGTTGACGACGGGTTTAAGGTCTTCCGACGTAAGCTACTGCTCGATGCAAGGGTTACCCAAGACAAGAACCTGTATTTTTTCTGTTGA
- a CDS encoding MFS transporter, with protein sequence MNQDDYKSQSSRRMNSIDKRGTSVWSNCSDTSPVGNGLRDARRYWAALSIWCAIILTIIDASIASVALPFISKGLQLTAAKSVWVINAYQIAIVMALLPMAKVSDILGYKKVYLSGILLFMIAASGSIFAGSLTMLAVARFVQGIGAAAVMVTSGALVRSIYPPELVPRGIGYNTIAVSFASASGPAACAVVLSFANWHAVFAVGLPFGLVALALGWWALPSTASAKRSFDTISALMCCLGFAAGFSILSDLAQNSSSEWTFIKVGVAVSAIFFLRKRTSISHESMVPLDLLKMGSLRLAYGMSASAYAVMILITLSFPFVLQQRLHFGPELIGMLMVPLPIGIMIAAFVAGRLVNRFSSAGLCSSGLISLAGGAICLSFIHPGSSVFLIIAAVAICGLGFGIFQVPNNHSMLATAPHSRAGAASAMLSLSRLIGQTLGALLAASLFRMIGAQSDAPIVVAAFIALTVASITLLIRYRTIVSIG encoded by the coding sequence ATGAATCAGGATGATTACAAGTCACAAAGTAGCAGACGGATGAATTCGATCGATAAACGGGGCACCAGCGTCTGGTCAAACTGTTCAGACACCTCTCCAGTTGGAAACGGACTTCGAGATGCCCGGCGATATTGGGCGGCTCTCTCGATCTGGTGTGCGATAATTCTAACCATTATTGACGCATCGATCGCTAGTGTTGCACTGCCCTTCATCTCCAAAGGGCTTCAACTGACCGCCGCGAAGTCGGTGTGGGTGATCAACGCCTATCAGATAGCAATCGTAATGGCCCTTTTGCCGATGGCAAAGGTGAGCGATATACTCGGCTACAAGAAAGTCTATCTGTCAGGCATTTTGCTTTTCATGATCGCCGCCTCTGGCAGTATCTTCGCTGGTAGCCTGACTATGCTCGCTGTCGCGCGTTTTGTGCAGGGAATTGGTGCGGCCGCGGTAATGGTAACCAGCGGAGCTTTGGTCCGGTCAATTTATCCTCCCGAACTCGTCCCGCGTGGAATTGGCTACAATACCATTGCCGTTTCCTTCGCCTCTGCATCGGGGCCAGCGGCATGCGCAGTGGTCCTCTCGTTTGCAAATTGGCATGCGGTGTTTGCCGTGGGCCTTCCGTTTGGTCTGGTTGCGCTAGCGCTCGGATGGTGGGCTCTCCCTTCCACGGCGTCTGCGAAACGCTCTTTTGACACGATTTCGGCACTAATGTGCTGTCTGGGTTTCGCTGCAGGTTTTTCTATTCTCAGTGATTTGGCCCAAAACTCCTCCTCAGAATGGACATTCATTAAAGTCGGCGTTGCGGTTTCTGCTATATTTTTCCTCCGGAAGCGTACTTCTATCAGCCATGAGTCGATGGTACCACTGGATTTGCTGAAGATGGGCTCTCTTCGTTTAGCATATGGCATGTCCGCTTCAGCTTATGCAGTTATGATACTGATAACACTATCATTTCCTTTCGTTCTACAACAACGGTTGCATTTCGGGCCTGAATTGATCGGCATGCTCATGGTTCCGCTGCCGATCGGCATCATGATTGCCGCATTCGTTGCCGGCCGCCTAGTTAATCGCTTTTCGTCGGCCGGGTTGTGTAGTTCGGGATTAATCTCACTTGCGGGAGGAGCAATTTGCCTTTCGTTTATACATCCGGGCAGCTCAGTGTTCTTGATAATTGCAGCGGTGGCCATTTGCGGTTTGGGTTTTGGGATTTTCCAAGTCCCGAACAACCATAGTATGTTGGCTACCGCACCCCATTCTCGCGCTGGAGCGGCTTCTGCAATGCTTTCCTTGTCACGGTTGATCGGCCAAACGCTAGGAGCATTACTGGCGGCGTCGCTCTTTCGCATGATCGGCGCGCAGAGTGATGCGCCAATTGTAGTTGCTGCTTTCATCGCTTTGACAGTGGCGAGCATAACGTTACTAATAAGATATCGAACAATAGTCTCGATAGGCTGA